The segment GAAAACAAAAGAAACGATATTGGTAGATGGAGATTTTATTATTGCCTTAGATGAATTTAATATAGAAATTCCTGCTGTGGTGGCTAAAAATATTGCCAAAAAAATAAAAGTGAGTTTTAATTTTAATCACAAACCTTACAAGAAATAATATTATGAAAAAGTTACTACTAGCCATTTTTTTAATTTCTATAAGTTCTCATATCTTTTCTCAGGATGATTTGTTAGATATTTTAGACAATGAAACATCCGAAAATAAAGCAGAAGATATTGTTACTGCAACTTTTAAAGGAACACGAATTATAAACGGCCATTCAATTGAAAATAGAAAAGACAAAGAGTTAGAGTTTATTATCTCTCATAGATTCGGAAGAATAAACTTAGGTTTTGATGAGCTTTTTGGGTTAGATCAATCTAACATTCGGTTTTCTCTAGAATATGGTTTAAATGATAATTTAACCGCTGGTTTTGGTAGATCTAGTTTTGAAAAAACGTATGATAGTTTTTTAAAATACAGTTGGTTAAAACAAAAGAAAGGAGAAAAATCATTTCCTTTTGCGGTATCACTTTTTGGAAGTATGGCGGTAAAAACTTTAAAAGATTATGATCCAGCAGACAAAAGAACATTTGCTGAAAGTTTATTTTATGTTGGGCAGGTGCTAATTGCCAGAAAAGTTAGTCAATCTTTTTCATATCAAATAACACCTACTTATATTCACAGAAATACTGTAAAAATTGATGCAGATCCTCATGATATTTTTGCAGTTGGCTTTGGAAGCCGCATAAAAGTAAGTAAAAGAGTCTCTATAAACGGCGAGTATTATTATGCTTTTGATGAGTCTAAATCTATTAATGCAAGAAATTCTTTGGCTTTTGGTATAGATATAGAAACCGGAGGACATGTTTTTCAACTTATTTTATCGAATGCAATTACTATGATTGAAAAAAGTTTTATTTCAGAAACTACAGGTAATTTCTTTGGTGGAGATATCCACTTTGGATTTAATATTTCAAGAACTTTTTAATTCTTAAAATATAATTTTGATGAAGATTGAAGATTGTTTTTTAGAAAATAAAAGCCAATAAGCGATAAATAATACTTTTATAATTATTCATTTTTGTAATATTTATTCAGCATGTCATTATTTTATGTGTGACTGTTTAAATATAACGATTGAATTTTGATTATTTAGTGTTTATCTAAAAGAATGATTTTAGAATTACTGTTTTCAAATAAATGAAGATAATCATCAGCTTTAAATATTTTACTACTAAATCGAGAGGTTCTATTTCTTCCTTCTTCTTGCCTTTTAATACTTCTTGCAAATCTTCTAATTTCATTTTTAGAAGTTAAAATAATTCCCGGAACTGGAGCACTTTTTCCATTTTCATCTTTTGCAACCATCGTAAAATAAGAAGAATTACAATGTTTTTTTTCACCAGTTCTAATATTTTCAGACTCTACTCTTAAACCAACAACCATAGAGGTTCTTCCTGTGTAGTTTATAGAGGCACTCATAGTAACTAATTCACCTACTTCTATGGGGTTTAAGAAATCTACTTTGTTTACAGAAGCTGTTACACAATAATTGCCAGAATGTTTAGAAGCACAAGCAAATGCAATTTGATCCATTAAATTTAAAAT is part of the Polaribacter sp. SA4-10 genome and harbors:
- a CDS encoding DUF5777 family beta-barrel protein encodes the protein MKKLLLAIFLISISSHIFSQDDLLDILDNETSENKAEDIVTATFKGTRIINGHSIENRKDKELEFIISHRFGRINLGFDELFGLDQSNIRFSLEYGLNDNLTAGFGRSSFEKTYDSFLKYSWLKQKKGEKSFPFAVSLFGSMAVKTLKDYDPADKRTFAESLFYVGQVLIARKVSQSFSYQITPTYIHRNTVKIDADPHDIFAVGFGSRIKVSKRVSINGEYYYAFDESKSINARNSLAFGIDIETGGHVFQLILSNAITMIEKSFISETTGNFFGGDIHFGFNISRTF
- a CDS encoding acyl-CoA thioesterase, with the protein product MDEIKNKFKNIRESQVTITQLMLPSHSNFSGKIHGGHILNLMDQIAFACASKHSGNYCVTASVNKVDFLNPIEVGELVTMSASINYTGRTSMVVGLRVESENIRTGEKKHCNSSYFTMVAKDENGKSAPVPGIILTSKNEIRRFARSIKRQEEGRNRTSRFSSKIFKADDYLHLFENSNSKIILLDKH